From Xyrauchen texanus isolate HMW12.3.18 chromosome 44, RBS_HiC_50CHRs, whole genome shotgun sequence:
ACTGCACAATTGATTGATTTTCAGCTTTTTTAAATTTCAACTTGAAATCTCTTAACCCTTGAAGGACCTTATGGGACAACTTGTCCTGCTTTAGATTTGAACAccaatttacattaattttaactTTTTGGTCTGAAACTTCATGACATCCTTTACAAAAGTGATCTGAACCTGAtgatgtaaaaattacaaattttatgttttttaaaaaggaatTTATAAACAAAAGTCCCTTTTTAGACCCTCTGGTTCAATTTGACCTATTAagtatgaatacattttaattgcattCAAATAATAGATAttcttttatgtttttggcaTCTCAATCCCCTAAAATATCATGCGGCGCAACCATCCGTGCAAACAAACAGACTAAGAAAACTATTAAAAATGgtgttttaatgataataaattcaaaataaaatactatGGCATGATTTTATGTTTGAAACCTTTCAAATAAACCACATTTTacaaataccaattatttaaagcTTTTGAGATcattgaaaaacttttgtccagCAATTTATATATCCTCAAATGTCAGAGTGTCACGACCATAAacatgggacttttattatgaagtgAAGAGGTAATgacattaaacatattttaaatgtcaatgGAAATTTGTAATAAGTAGGTTAATGAGTTATGATCAATTGTTGGTGGAAATTTGGTCAATTAGAATGTTGAGTTGTAATTAATAATGTCGGGTCAGTTTGACCCGGTGAATTCAATGGTGGAACCTGATTGTCAGCACCAAGGAAGggttaaacctttttttttttttatgcattttggcagacgcttttatccaaagtgacttacagtgcacttattacagggacaatccccccggagcaacctggagttaagtaccttgctcaaggacacagtggtggtggctgtggggatcaaaccagtgaccttctgattaccagttatgtgctttagcccactacgccaccacaccaTCTCACAAACTTCCATCTTAAAGTTTCAGTAATTTTCTGAATATGTCATCTTGttcttacagtgacacctagcggcATGGATGCAGGATTGTTTTTAGTTACCAAGGCCATTGTAAAAAtgtcactattcacagtcagccaggattcatttaattttggggagaaagtgtccaataacacagcagttactgagattaagcgagtagtattcggctgaaAATACCAAACTCGCCAACCTCAATTAATTAGGGCAAAGTCGTTTGACATTTAGTTGAAAGTGAAAGTATTTACTTGAATCACCCTATTTCTTTTAAAATCGTATCTTTTAGAGGTAAATCATCATACTGAGACAATAAAACACATACACCCTTCACCTGGTTATGTTCCACCCACTGTAGGGCCCGAAAATGTGCACAATCCTCCACACACATTCCAGCTAGtgttacaaaattaaaaaaattgaaataaaaagtcAACATGAGGAAAATACTGTACAATGttgaaagtgctgtatcaaaatataatgtaaaaaatgtaaaagatgtaaaaaaaaatagaagaaagaAATATTCACCCAGGTTTAGAAATGAAGGCGACAAAAGTGACAAAGAAATTCCCCCGAAATTAAATATGTGATAAAATGccactgtttattattattattattattattattattaaatactatatatattataactaGGCCTATAGATGTTGTTTTAATTTCATCAAGGAATTCTTAatctaattatataaaaaatgcccCTAAAATCTAATCCAGGGGGCAATTAATGCCCCTGAATGAAAAGTTCATTTTAGGCACTCAAGTTAACAGAAAATGATAGACTCATACCTGAGCTCAGGGCGTCTGAATCcttctttacagtgttttttggttgCCTTTCGGTTGTTAATGGGTTTTTGGTTGACGATGGCGGCTTAGTTGATGCTGACTTTTTAGAAGTATAGGACACCAGTTTGATTGTAGTCTTCATTGTAGTAGGCCTAGTTGTACTTTTGACACTAGTAGTAACTCGTACAGTAGATTGCGTAGTCGTATTCGAGGTAAGATTCGTGGAAGATTGTCTTGCCATAGTGACAGCAGAACTTTCAGTGTTCATGCTTTGAGTTTCAGTCACAGGACTCAATGCGAGTGTGGTCGATGCATTGGTCGCATTGGGTGAGCTGGTGATCGTAATTGCTGAAGAGGTAGAATTATCGCTGTTAGTTGAATTCGATGGGGCTGAAGTTGAGTTTGAAGTGGTTGTGGTGGAATTCACTGTTGATGGCATTTCAGTTGTTTTATTATCGCCAACCGTAGTAGATTCATTTGTTGTTTGTCCCACAATGGCATCGGCTGATGCTGGGTTTGACACCAGAAGTGATGTCGATAAATGAGACTCTGTCGATGCCAACGATGTTGCTGCATTTGTAGATAATTCCGATGGTGGTTTGGTGGATGAGATATCAGTCATGCCTCCACATATTATGCAACCTTGATTCCAAAACatgaaaaatacaacaaaagGACCACACTAAGCTAATAAACAAAAAGTGCTTAATGcaataacatctaaattaactctATTAACACTTTACTTTAATGTTCCCTTTAAGGatttataaaggggttaattaatgactaataagcctTTTACAAATGGTTAAATAATGATATGCAGTAATAACAACATGAATACAAATtttgactttcatgcaatacttgccaataAGTCATTTTACCTTACGTGTTATAAATGCCTTATAACACTTATTAAACATTAGTAAGCTGAAAATATACCAAAATGTAAAGTGGAtacattaagcatttattaaggagttgtcAACATTCGAaacctattattattatattattattatataaaatactaTGTGAATGATATAACATAATCTCACTACAATAGTTTATTTTTctacattgtgacataaatcatgaattggggtattttatgttttttatttatataagttTGAATATGAGTATTTATTAAGCATGTATAACATCTAAGTTAAAATGTGCACTGTTTGACCAGCATTGAATGAAAGTCGCCCTTTTTATTAATGTTGCTATAACTGCagatcaatgatttataatgcatttgtaaatgacttattacttATTAAAGGGATtgattacccaaaaatgaaaatgatctcatcatttactcactctcattccatctcagatgtgtatgacttcctgtctagtactgaacacaaattaagatttttagaagaatatttcagctctgtaggtccatacaattcaagtgaatggtggacagaaacttgaagctacaaaaagcatataaaagcagaataaaagtaatccatactccagtggAAAAATCTATAtctcagaagcgatatgataggtgtggatgagaaacagattcatatttaagtccttttctacaATCAgtctttactttcactttcttcttttgtttgtggcgattcacattattcatacatatcgccacctactgggcaggaaggagaatttatagtaaaaaaggacataaatattgatctgttggatttaatatggatttaatcactggagtcgtatggattacttttatgatgacttatgtgatttttggagcttcaaagatttggtcaccattcacttgcattgtatggaccttcagagctgagatatactcttaaaaatctttgtttgtgttcagcaaaataaataaattcattcatATGTGGGATGGCGTgagagtaagtgatgagagaatttttatttttgggtgaactatccctttaatcatttctttataaacccttaacaaaggaaaccttaatgtaaagtgtaaccaaattaactattttaagtaatatatatatatatatatatatatatatatatatatatatatatatatatatatacatacacacacaattcaaTATGTCTACAcctaggttacaccaacaaaagtcatttttaagggtAAGATCAAATGGCTCATTAGGGTAACAAACTGCAGTCTCAATTTGGTTACTAGTGCTCAATGTGTTAATGTTTGATTATGTACTGAATGCATTTGCCCTATTTAAGCATGATGCCCAACACTTGCATTGTAGAAATGGCAAAGTTGCATTAACATTTCCTGAGAAGGAAACAATGAAACCACTTTTGTGAAGTGCCTTAATGTGAATAAAGTTACACTTTAAGTGTACAGGAGTTTTTTTATATCAGCTCAATTACTGTAAAACTTTATTATACCTTATAAAAACTAAAGTAAGGCGTATACTCATGAGCTATGTTATTAGCCtacaaagacaattttaataGTGTGTAAACATGCTTTTGAATGAATTAGCATAATTTTACTTTGCAGTGTTCATTACAGATATTACatgaaaactttatttatttataaaagcaataacaatgtataatttaaatgtaatatatatatatatatatatatatatatatatatatatatatatatatatatatatatatatataaacaacataGCCTACTGAGTACACGTTGTTCATAATTACAGCCTAACATGTTATTTACATGAGTAAATGACCTATAACACGATCATTGTAGTGAATAGAGTGATcaataattattataaacataCCTGCTAATATCACCATCGTTGAAAAGTGCATCTTCATGTTGCTTCCTCTTTCTAACGTTGCGACTGTTTAACAGTTGCTCTCTTGCActaaaacaaacatttgaatGGAGAGGAGGAAATTCACACGCACTTGTGGTGAGCGCGCATTCGTGCACGCCAACTCGATTAATATGCTCGTCTGCAAATGTGCATTTTAGGCAGTTAAACACCGAGTGACATGCAAATGGGAAAAGTAAACCATGTGACATTATACACAGATATTGACTTTAATggcataaaatgtaaacaatgtttCGGTGTAATATAGCTAAATGTACAAAACTATGGAGATGGAATTGTTTCATATTAACaaacaaatggaaagagattcacaatTTAGAAATTTGGttcacaaaaatgtttaatgagattgacaaataaatgtaaggagtttgacaaaaataaagtgaattcacaaataaataaaattaggtttgcaaataaaaaaattacactatgtaacaaaatgtgtaatCCTGGGTAGAAAGTGTTATTTTCTAACttcttatgcctcaaaagtataaaaaattgctattattccacacaaactttgcttttgtgtccCGGACagttatattttgaaatgtacctatttccaatgagaaaacaggcgatttttgtatcttttcattcacataaagtaataaaaaaacatgatacacatgtatttatactaaagtaatatgaAGATGACttcaaaagatttagaagtgagtagtgtttcgagatttacgattatactgtaaatcactttcacgaatcagcccccaaatgtactcATCTTACTTCAAGGcctccagcaaggtcttgatgctgttgtaatcctctttgtGGTGCACCGAGTGAGCCAGAGGAAGAGAcgggtacttgttaccattatggagcagcacggctttgaggctcctggatgagctgtcaatgaagaggtGCCACTTATTCTGGTTACATGCGATTCCGATTGCCTcgaacagactggtcacattgttgcagaagcagagcccatcttgacgGGTGAAGAAGTTAGAAAAAGGTTGATCACGCTTCCTCTGATCAGCGACTTGCACATGTTCATCCAACAACCTCCACTGCTTGAACCTGGACGTCAAAAGCTCGGcattggacttggtgagaccaagatctctaattaagtcgttgaggtctttttggttggggtagtgtgggttctctcctcagctccacctctgaaattgtcatctggatctacAACGTCTTCCTCGCTCTCTGACTTGCTGCCCTCTTCTAAAGATGACTGCTCTCCGAAGAAGAGGGGACAGGGAGCTCATGGCAGAGTGGCACCGGGACGATGGATGAAGGAAGGTGGTAGCAGGTGCATTCAACCGGTCCGACGTTTGGAAGGGTCCACCATGCAGaagtagcagttgcttgagtggtcagtgGGTTCCCGCAAAATTCTTGGGATAGCGATCTTCGtggctctcttttcccctctgtaccatccaataaaaatacatttatttcaccaaTGACTAATATGTAAGAGATTCTCGCAACATTTTTCATGTATgatatatattttcaataaaatttaaaattgtaaaacattttaaaaataaaaatgtaaaaaaaaaaattcattaacaTATTTTATAACCGAGCAACAATTGCCCATCTTACCTTCCAGAGTTTTTTTGCAGTGCTCGCAGGTGAAATGAGGCgcccagggtttgtcttgatccccGACAGGTATGAtgaaatatgccttgtaggcctcacacatcGTAGCAGATGCTTCCACAGAGTACTTTTTCGCTCTTATCTTGATAAATTGGCCGTAGACATAGCAAAATGCGTCTGCCGGATGCTTGAAGCCTCTTGATGTCAATACTTTGATTTAAGgtttgtataattttcttttggtTATA
This genomic window contains:
- the parm1 gene encoding prostate androgen-regulated mucin-like protein 1 homolog, producing MKMHFSTMVILAGCIICGGMTDISSTKPPSELSTNAATSLASTESHLSTSLLVSNPASADAIVGQTTNESTTVGDNKTTEMPSTVNSTTTTSNSTSAPSNSTNSDNSTSSAITITSSPNATNASTTLALSPVTETQSMNTESSAVTMARQSSTNLTSNTTTQSTVRVTTSVKSTTRPTTMKTTIKLVSYTSKKSASTKPPSSTKNPLTTERQPKNTVKKDSDALSSGSVAAIVIGFIVIVLILLGGAYYFKMRRTAYGRLLDDTDHSSMGNFLNPMYDG